The following proteins are co-located in the Tripterygium wilfordii isolate XIE 37 chromosome 2, ASM1340144v1, whole genome shotgun sequence genome:
- the LOC120007225 gene encoding uncharacterized protein LOC120007225 — protein MSRGRGNNIPKLDLKLNLSPPIVLNQQVDRSTNLIRASSWTTSPDSSCLSSEVEDAMNYSSSPEEAASMVLVGCPRCLMYVMLSEVDPKCPRCKSSVLLHLFNPHENKTRTNSRN, from the coding sequence ATGAGTAGAGGAAGAGGAAATAATATTCCAAAGCTTGATTTGAAGCTGAATCTATCGCCGCCAATTGTGTTAAACCAGCAAGTCGATCGATCGACAAACTTGATCAGGGCTTCTTCATGGACAACATCGCCGGATAGTTCGTGCTTGTCGTCGGAGGTGGAAGATGCAATGAACTACTCGAGCAGCCCAGAAGAGGCGGCTTCGATGGTGTTGGTGGGATGTCCTCGTTGTCTAATGTATGTCATGCTGTCTGAGGTAGATCCCAAGTGCCCAAGATGCAAGAGCTCTGTTTTGCTTCATCTTTTCAATCCCCATGAGAACAAAACCAGAACAAACTCAAGAAATTAG
- the LOC120015459 gene encoding uncharacterized protein LOC120015459: MDALYVANCFTASTNSSVPRFSPILRSQKSVSRITSFSLVRASIRPVSELVEDGVLQMFFEDRELNGDIISKVSDKFWQTDVVKFVNAGAGTLTDIPEQVEQVVDDDNEGGFLKLSRTQEWLSGDNSAPINKKVAAKALKDDSQRRKKFNLLKYEALKRELVFLSVGVGAACSGYCLIVFSVQAAISYMVGVLFSCLYLQLLFQHVDNLSKEMVPQIFMKKKSKKIGIRSEDLKDFFERSFKGSSVALSSPRLVIPAAIYGLWILSHRYAGDLFDFQIVPAMFGMFVYKAAALVQVYRDNEDLNIIFPEY; this comes from the exons ATGGACGCTCTTTACGTGGCGAATTGCTTCACCGCATCTACTAACTCTTCGGTTCCACGATTTTCTCCGATTCTCCGCTCTCAGAAATCAGTTTCAAGAATCACTTCTTTCTCACTCGTCAGAGCTAGCATTCGTCCAG TGAGTGAACTCGTAGAAGACGGTGTGTTGCAAATGTTTTTTGAGGACAGGGAGTTGAATGGAGATATTATCTCCAAAGTTTCTGATAAATTTTGGCAGACTGATGTTGTGAAATTCGTCAATGCTGGTGCTGGAACACTTACTGACATTCCTGAACAAGTAGAGCAG GTAGTGGATGATGATAATGAGGGTGGTTTTTTGAAACTCTCGAGGACTCAGGAATGGTTATCAGGTGATAACTCTGCACCAATCAATAAGAAAGTTGCTGCTAAG GCACTGAAGGATGACAGTCAAAGAAGGAAGAAGTTTAATTTACTCAAATATGAAGCT CTTAAAAGAGAGCTGGTGTTTTTATCGGTCGGTGTTGGAGCAGCGTGCAGCGGGTATTGTCTCATAGTTTTTTCAGTTCAG GCTGCTATCAGTTACATGGTTGGAGTTCTTTTCAG CTGCCTTTACCTCCAGCTCTTATTCCAGCATGTAGACAACCTATCTAAGGAAATGGTTCCTCAAATTTTCATGAAGAAGAAGTCTAAAAA AATTGGAATAAGAAGCGAGGATCTCAAGGATTTCTTTGAGAGATCATTTAAAGGCAGTAGTGTTGCTCTTTCATCTCCAAGGCTTGTAATTCCAGCTGCTATATATGGACTATGGATCCTGTCTCATCGGTATGCTGGTGACTTGTTTGATTTTCAG ATTGTGCCGGCCATGTTTGGGATGTTTGTGTATAAAGCTGCTGCTCTTGTTCAAGTCTACAGAGACAATGAGGACCTGAATATCATCTTTCCAGAATATTAA
- the LOC120006900 gene encoding uncharacterized protein At5g41620-like isoform X2, which produces MEGKQHRGHSKIRKRGCSSSSSSSIVKRYRIKRAILVGLKGGSSTPVPTWKTNTKSPALAMPNVEFTPSQGREVPVSARKLAATLWEINNIPSPKKDLDKKELKNKEKLPQHLSDPSYSPDSEIETHSKHKTHNGCMVGIKTRLKDVSDGLTTSKELLKVLNHIWGLEEHHSAGISLVAVLRTELSRARNQVDQLIKEKRSYRNEVEDLVQHFAEEKAQWKSKERERILNANASMAAELEVEKKLRLQTERLNKKLGKELKDTKASLSKAMKELESEKRAKEILEQVCDELARGIGEDRAEMEQLKRESSKAREEVEKEREMLQLADVLREERVQMKLSEAKYHFEEKSAAVEKLRNELEAYLRTKIGDENDDGSPSFERIKELEAYLKKIQFGSYQNPDKEEDKLRIANGENHERDDSGDSDLHSIELSMDNNSKSYKWSYACDGDAQDDPKRTSVNKETKGRKSVTENPKWGGISLNGIDWDFITRSRENSERVDQEQLSEMVSNSRTLDYEDEIKRYKSVKSLRDHILSGPNTASVQNFAHPTQQWGQLLAMEGSGSPVSESSPVLQGDSLKHRLEMLRTKAERRSLGH; this is translated from the exons ATGGAAGGCAAACAACATAGAGGGCATTCAAAGATTCGAAAGAGAGGttgctcatcatcatcatcatcctcaatTGTTAAAAGATACAGAATCAAGCGCGCAATTCTTGTTGGATTAAAAGGTGGGTCTAGCACTCCAGTCCCAACTTGGAAGACAAACACGAAATCACCTGCTTTAGCTATGCCAAATGTTGAATTCACTCCCTCTCAGGGCAGAGAAGTTCCTGTGTCTGCAAGAAAACTCGCTGCCACTTTGTGGGAGATCAATAATATCCCTTCACCCAAAAAAGATTTGGACaagaaagagttgaaaaacaaagaaaaattgcCACAACATCTGTCAGATCCGTCTTATAGTCCTGATTCTGAG ATTGAAACTCATTCCAAACACAAAACGCACAATGGCTGCATGGTTGGGATTAAAACCCGCCTGAAGGATGTTAGTGATGGCCTAACAACATCTAAAGAGCTTCTTAAAGTTCTGAATCATATCTGGGGTCTTGAAGAGCATCATTCAGCAGGCATATCTCTTGTAGCAGTTCTGCGAACTGAACTCAGTCGAGCCCGCAACCAAGTTGATcaattgataaaagaaaaaagatcttACCGCAATGAGGTTGAGGACCTTGTGCAGCATTTTGCGGAAGAAAAGGCACAATGGAAAAGCAAGGAGCGAGAGAGGATTCTCAATGCCAATGCCTCTATGGCTGCAGAACTTGAAGTAGAAAAGAAACTAAGATTACAGACAGAGAGATTGAACAAGAAGCTTGGAAAAGAACTGAAAGATACAAAAGCATCTCTATCCAAGGCAATGAAAGAGCTCGAGAGTGAGAAGAGGGCAAAAGAGATATTGGAGCAAGTATGTGATGAGTTAGCCAGAGGTATTGGAGAAGATAGAGCAGAGATGGAACAGCTGAAGAGAGAATCCTCAAAAGCTCGGGAAGAGGtcgaaaaagaaagggaaatgcTTCAGCTAGCCGATGTACTGCGTGAGGAAAGAGTCCAAATGAAGCTTTCCGAGGCTAAATATCATTTTGAGGAGAAAAGTGCAGCTGTAGAAAAGCTAAGAAATGAGCTTGAGGCTTACTTGAGAACCAAAATAGGTGACGAGAATGATGATGGTTCTCCAAGTTTTGAAAGAATTAAAGAGCTTGAGGCTTATTTAAAGAAAATTCAGTTTGGATCTTATCAGAATCCAGATAAAGAGGAAGACAAACTTAGAATAGCAAATGGTGAAAACCATGAAAGAGATGATTCAGGAGACAGTGATCTTCattccatagaattgagcatggaCAACAACAGTAAGAGCTACAAGTGGAGTTATGCGTGTGATGGAGATGCTCAAGATGATCCAAAGAGGACTTCCGTAAATAAAGAAACCAAGGGAAGGAAGTCCGTCACAGAAAATCCAAAGTGGGGAGGAATTTCCTTAAATGGCATTGATTGGGACTTCATAACTAGAAGTCGGGAAAATtcagagagagttgatcaaGAACAGTTATCTGAGATGGTTTCAAATTCACGCACGCTGGATTATGAAGATGAAATTAAGAGATATAAATCTGTCAAGAGTCTCAGAGACCACATATTATCCGGTCCTAATACAGCGTCAGTGCAAAACTTTGCTCATCCAACCCAACAATGGGGCCAATTGTTGGCTATGGAAGGGTCCGGCAGTCCAGTTTCGGAAAGCTCACCAGTGCTGCAGGGGGATAGTTTGAAACATAGACTCGAAATGTTGAGAACAAAAGCTGAGCGTCGGAGTTTAGGACATTAG
- the LOC120008532 gene encoding uncharacterized protein LOC120008532, producing MSRPMLLVFLLLVLIITSQFEWRQPLVNDIGSTPSISQKQHQISKREEAVKEKIILSQEKNIQRLNKLIQSLREQLSLCRENNKTANSNANPLPDHVLKLERQRSLDPGGLG from the exons ATGTCAAGACCTATGTTACTTGTCTTTCTGCTGCTTGTTCTCATAATAACCTCTCAATTTGAGTGGAGACAACCTCTGGTAAATGACATTGGTTCCACTCCTAGCATCAGCCAGAAGCAACACCAAATTTCTAAGCGGGAAGAAGCTGTGAAAGAGAAG ATTATTTTATCCCAGGAGAAGAACATTCAGAGACTCAATAAGCTTATACAGAGTCTGCGAGAGCAATTGTCGCTCTGCAGGGAAAATAACAAGACAGCAAATAGTAATGCGAACCCATTGCCAGATCATGTCCTTAAGCTTGAACGACAGCGCAGCCTGGACCCCGGAGGACTAGGCTAG
- the LOC120015451 gene encoding nicalin-1-like — translation MELKGGGTVYRQCQVLESMYSMIALVFILVTCVELGDAAAVVDVYRLIQYDISGVPFGSRLATLNHPAASMHFSPAADLSRTVLMIPVRELNITFVREYIAQRRPLGGLLFFLPQMLNFAKIGSKTGSYQIYEMELLKTVLGELERLVIHANIPYPVYFAFEDDDINAVLADVKKNDATGQPTTATTGGYKLVVSAPEPKKVASPTIMNIQGWLSGLEADGDTNQLPTIAIVASYDTFGAAPALSVGSDSNGSGIVALLEIARLFSLLYSNPKTRGRYNLLFGLTSAGPYNYNGTHKWLRSFDQRLRESIDYAVCLNSIGAWDNKLWIHVSKPPENAYIKQIFEGFSNVAQELGFEVNLKHKKINISNPRVAWEHEQFSRLRVTAATLSELSVAPELLESTGGLSDNRPFVNDTAIIRSIKLVAESIARHIYGHQGKNIQIFADESSLAVNPSYVNAWLDILSRTPRVAPFLLKNDPLVMALKKELADHTDQVNVQHEVLDGMFTFYDSTKAKLNIYQVASVTFDLLLLLVLGSYLIVLFSFLAITTKGLDDLISLFRRPPSRKMKTA, via the exons ATGGAACTAAAGGGGGGAGGAACTGTTTACCGCCAGTGCCAAGTGCTGGAGTCTATGTATTCGATGATCGCATTGGTTTTCATACTCGTCACTTGCGTCGAGCTTGGCGATGCCGCTGCTGTCGTCGACGTTTACCGCCTCATCCAGTATGATATCTCTGGTGTTCCCTTCGGATCTCGCCTCGCCACACTTAACCATCCGGCGGCCTCCATGCACTTCTCCCCTGCTGCCGATCTCTCGCGCACTGTCCTCATGATTCCAGTCCGCGAATTAAATATCACCTTTGTGAGAG AATACATTGCTCAAAGACGACCTCTAGGGGGCTTATTGTTTTTTCTTCCCCAAATGCTTAATTTTGCAAAAATAGGCAGTAAAACGGGTAGTTACCAAATATATGAAATGGAGCTCTTGAAGACTGTACTGGGAGAGCTTGAACGATTAGTTATTCATGCCAATATACCT TATCCTGTATACTTTGCTTTTGAGGATGATGATATCAATGCTGTATTGGCTGACGTTAAGAAAAATGATGCCACTGGACAGCCAACTACTGCAACTACTGGCGG ATACAAGCTCGTTGTCTCAGCCCCAGAACCTAAGAAAGTTGCATCTCCCACCATCATGAACATTCAG GGATGGTTGTCAGGGTTGGAGGCAGATGGAGATACGAATCAACTTCCAACCATTGCTATAGTTGCATCATATGACACATTTGGGGCTGCTCCT GCATTATCAGTTGGAAGTGATAGCAATGGTAGCGGCATTGTGGCACTTCTTGAAATAGCGCGGTTATTCTCTCTTCTTTACTCAAACCCTAAGACAAGAGGAAGGTACAATTTACTTTTTGGACTCACATCTGCGGGACCATACAACTACAATGGAACCCATAAG TGGCTTCGGAGCTTTGATCAACGTTTGCGTGAGAGTATTGATTATGCTGTTTGCTTAAATAGCATTGGTGCGTGGGACAATAAATTGTGGATTCATGTGTCTAAGCCTCCTGAAAATGCATATATCAAGCAAATCTTTGAA GGTTTTTCCAATGTGGCACAAGAGCTCGGTTTTGAAGTAAATTTGAAGCACAAGAAAATAAACATCTCAAACCCTCGA GTAGCTTGGGAGCATGAACAATTCTCGAGACTAAGAGTTACTGCTGCTACCCTTTCTGAACTCTCTGTGGCACCTGAATTGTTAGAAAGCACTGGAGGATTGTCTGATAACAG GCCTTTTGTGAATGATACTGCTATCATCAGAAGCATCAAGCTAGTTGCTGAGAGTATTGCA AGACATATCTATGGTCATCAGGGCAAGAACATTCAAATCTTTGCAGATGAGAGCAGTTTGGCTGTCAACCCTTCTTATGTAAATGCATGGTTGGACATTCTGTCACGGACCCCCCGGGTGGCTCCATTTCTCTTAAAGAATGATCCACTCGTCATGGCACTGAAAAAG GAATTAGCTGACCATACTGATCAGGTGAATGTGCAACATGAGGTGCTTGACGGGATGTTCACTTTCTATGATTCAACCAAAGCGAAGCTTAACATATATCAG GTTGCAAGTGTGACATTTGATTTGTTGTTGCTTCTGGTGCTGGGATCATATTTGATTGtgctttttagttttttagCCATCACGACTAAG GGTCTTGATGATCTAATCAGTTTATTCCGACGACCTCCATCACGCAAGATGAAAACAGCTTGA
- the LOC120006900 gene encoding uncharacterized protein At5g41620-like isoform X1, giving the protein MEGKQHRGHSKIRKRGCSSSSSSSIVKRYRIKRAILVGLKGGSSTPVPTWKTNTKSPALAMPNVEFTPSQGREVPVSARKLAATLWEINNIPSPKKDLDKKELKNKEKLPQHLSDPSYSPDSEGMDRSRCQGHKKRTSIVTKKLQMTDYKFEGADSVNNTSLMEIETHSKHKTHNGCMVGIKTRLKDVSDGLTTSKELLKVLNHIWGLEEHHSAGISLVAVLRTELSRARNQVDQLIKEKRSYRNEVEDLVQHFAEEKAQWKSKERERILNANASMAAELEVEKKLRLQTERLNKKLGKELKDTKASLSKAMKELESEKRAKEILEQVCDELARGIGEDRAEMEQLKRESSKAREEVEKEREMLQLADVLREERVQMKLSEAKYHFEEKSAAVEKLRNELEAYLRTKIGDENDDGSPSFERIKELEAYLKKIQFGSYQNPDKEEDKLRIANGENHERDDSGDSDLHSIELSMDNNSKSYKWSYACDGDAQDDPKRTSVNKETKGRKSVTENPKWGGISLNGIDWDFITRSRENSERVDQEQLSEMVSNSRTLDYEDEIKRYKSVKSLRDHILSGPNTASVQNFAHPTQQWGQLLAMEGSGSPVSESSPVLQGDSLKHRLEMLRTKAERRSLGH; this is encoded by the exons ATGGAAGGCAAACAACATAGAGGGCATTCAAAGATTCGAAAGAGAGGttgctcatcatcatcatcatcctcaatTGTTAAAAGATACAGAATCAAGCGCGCAATTCTTGTTGGATTAAAAGGTGGGTCTAGCACTCCAGTCCCAACTTGGAAGACAAACACGAAATCACCTGCTTTAGCTATGCCAAATGTTGAATTCACTCCCTCTCAGGGCAGAGAAGTTCCTGTGTCTGCAAGAAAACTCGCTGCCACTTTGTGGGAGATCAATAATATCCCTTCACCCAAAAAAGATTTGGACaagaaagagttgaaaaacaaagaaaaattgcCACAACATCTGTCAGATCCGTCTTATAGTCCTGATTCTGAG GGGATGGATCGATCCAGATGCCAGGGTCATAAGAAAAGAACATCAATTGTTACTAAGAAACTTCAGATGACTGATTATAAGTTTGAGGGTGCGGACTCTGTCAACAATACCAGTTTGATGGAG ATTGAAACTCATTCCAAACACAAAACGCACAATGGCTGCATGGTTGGGATTAAAACCCGCCTGAAGGATGTTAGTGATGGCCTAACAACATCTAAAGAGCTTCTTAAAGTTCTGAATCATATCTGGGGTCTTGAAGAGCATCATTCAGCAGGCATATCTCTTGTAGCAGTTCTGCGAACTGAACTCAGTCGAGCCCGCAACCAAGTTGATcaattgataaaagaaaaaagatcttACCGCAATGAGGTTGAGGACCTTGTGCAGCATTTTGCGGAAGAAAAGGCACAATGGAAAAGCAAGGAGCGAGAGAGGATTCTCAATGCCAATGCCTCTATGGCTGCAGAACTTGAAGTAGAAAAGAAACTAAGATTACAGACAGAGAGATTGAACAAGAAGCTTGGAAAAGAACTGAAAGATACAAAAGCATCTCTATCCAAGGCAATGAAAGAGCTCGAGAGTGAGAAGAGGGCAAAAGAGATATTGGAGCAAGTATGTGATGAGTTAGCCAGAGGTATTGGAGAAGATAGAGCAGAGATGGAACAGCTGAAGAGAGAATCCTCAAAAGCTCGGGAAGAGGtcgaaaaagaaagggaaatgcTTCAGCTAGCCGATGTACTGCGTGAGGAAAGAGTCCAAATGAAGCTTTCCGAGGCTAAATATCATTTTGAGGAGAAAAGTGCAGCTGTAGAAAAGCTAAGAAATGAGCTTGAGGCTTACTTGAGAACCAAAATAGGTGACGAGAATGATGATGGTTCTCCAAGTTTTGAAAGAATTAAAGAGCTTGAGGCTTATTTAAAGAAAATTCAGTTTGGATCTTATCAGAATCCAGATAAAGAGGAAGACAAACTTAGAATAGCAAATGGTGAAAACCATGAAAGAGATGATTCAGGAGACAGTGATCTTCattccatagaattgagcatggaCAACAACAGTAAGAGCTACAAGTGGAGTTATGCGTGTGATGGAGATGCTCAAGATGATCCAAAGAGGACTTCCGTAAATAAAGAAACCAAGGGAAGGAAGTCCGTCACAGAAAATCCAAAGTGGGGAGGAATTTCCTTAAATGGCATTGATTGGGACTTCATAACTAGAAGTCGGGAAAATtcagagagagttgatcaaGAACAGTTATCTGAGATGGTTTCAAATTCACGCACGCTGGATTATGAAGATGAAATTAAGAGATATAAATCTGTCAAGAGTCTCAGAGACCACATATTATCCGGTCCTAATACAGCGTCAGTGCAAAACTTTGCTCATCCAACCCAACAATGGGGCCAATTGTTGGCTATGGAAGGGTCCGGCAGTCCAGTTTCGGAAAGCTCACCAGTGCTGCAGGGGGATAGTTTGAAACATAGACTCGAAATGTTGAGAACAAAAGCTGAGCGTCGGAGTTTAGGACATTAG
- the LOC120007235 gene encoding uncharacterized protein LOC120007235, with protein MSRRRGNNIPKLDLKLNLSPPIVLNQQVDRSTNLIRASSWTTSPDGSCLSSEVEDAMNYSSSPEEAASMMLVGCPRCLMYVMLSEVDPKCPRCKSSVLLHLFNPHENKTGTNSRN; from the coding sequence ATGAGTAGAAGAAGAGGAAATAATATTCCAAAGCTTGATTTGAAGCTGAATCTATCGCCGCCAATTGTGTTAAACCAGCAAGTCGATCGATCGACAAACTTGATCAGGGCTTCTTCATGGACAACATCGCCGGATGGTTCGTGCTTGTCGTCGGAGGTGGAAGATGCAATGAACTACTCGAGCAGCCCAGAAGAGGCGGCTTCGATGATGTTGGTGGGATGTCCTCGTTGTCTAATGTATGTCATGCTGTCCGAGGTAGATCCCAAGTGCCCAAGATGCAAGAGCTCTGTTTTGCTTCATCTTTTCAATCCCCATGAAAACAAAACCGGAACAAACTCAAGAAATTAG